One Chitinophaga varians DNA window includes the following coding sequences:
- a CDS encoding TauD/TfdA family dioxygenase codes for MKNMTITTPDIIRDVWQETAVPPPSAPLIVDITARESTAMYYIGRQLVREYGSYENPAFIATLHLNAYQLLPERIARILSHFGTDYSAGQYGAVVFRGLVQVDQDDLGKTPSSWKDVDYDKLKAYGFISSLMHGAVPSKPVQYYAQRKGGGLLHAIIPDEQMSHTQTGSGSRTDLFVHTEDAFLFHQADFLSFLFVRNEERVPSTLYSIRSHGATDEVMRPLFRPLYKCPKDANYARDAAAGEEVSTAVLYGNETYPFIRFDAAEQIHNPDAGQSAEAMHYLEEFWKVARTHIYNDFVPEAGDLIFVNNHLCAHGRNAFVAGYREEKGVLVPCERRMMLRVMSKTSLIHIRAVTKTDDPYFIMEEHYGNVFR; via the coding sequence ATGAAAAACATGACCATCACCACACCCGATATTATCAGGGACGTATGGCAGGAAACGGCCGTGCCGCCGCCATCCGCACCACTCATTGTAGACATCACCGCGCGGGAATCTACCGCGATGTACTATATAGGCCGGCAGTTGGTCCGCGAATACGGGAGCTATGAAAATCCCGCGTTCATCGCCACGCTGCACCTCAATGCCTATCAGCTGTTACCTGAGCGCATAGCCCGCATCCTAAGCCACTTCGGTACCGATTATTCCGCCGGCCAGTATGGCGCTGTTGTTTTCAGGGGATTGGTACAGGTAGACCAGGACGACCTGGGTAAAACACCTTCCAGCTGGAAGGACGTCGATTATGACAAACTGAAAGCCTATGGTTTTATCAGTAGCCTGATGCATGGTGCCGTGCCCAGCAAGCCCGTTCAGTACTACGCGCAGCGCAAAGGCGGTGGGCTGCTGCACGCCATCATCCCGGATGAGCAAATGAGCCATACGCAGACCGGCAGCGGTTCCCGTACCGATCTGTTTGTACATACGGAAGATGCTTTCCTCTTTCATCAGGCCGATTTCCTCAGTTTCCTGTTTGTCCGCAATGAAGAAAGAGTGCCTTCCACGTTGTATTCTATCCGTTCACATGGCGCTACCGACGAGGTGATGCGGCCTTTGTTCCGCCCCCTGTACAAATGCCCTAAAGACGCCAACTACGCCAGGGACGCGGCCGCAGGGGAGGAGGTAAGCACCGCTGTGCTGTACGGCAATGAAACGTATCCTTTCATCCGCTTCGATGCTGCCGAGCAAATTCATAATCCGGATGCCGGCCAGAGCGCCGAAGCCATGCATTACCTGGAAGAGTTCTGGAAAGTGGCCAGGACGCATATCTACAATGATTTTGTTCCCGAAGCAGGAGACCTCATCTTCGTTAACAACCACCTCTGCGCGCACGGCAGAAACGCTTTTGTGGCCGGTTACAGGGAAGAAAAAGGCGTGCTGGTGCCCTGCGAACGAAGGATGATGTTGCGCGTGATGAGCAAGACCAGCTTAATTCATATCCGTGCCGTCACCAAAACAGACGACCCTTATTTTATCATGGAAGAACATTACGGCAATGTCTTCCGCTAA
- a CDS encoding DoxX family protein, with product MNTKTATIIYWSATIFMSLWFGASGFFELTGNPIVWGITQQLGYPPHFIYILGVFKIAGIITLLIPNKFLRLKEWVFAGMFFDITFAFFSKISVLGFPATVDAIIAFSVLSAAYLMFRRLYPANYAAVVS from the coding sequence ATGAACACAAAGACAGCTACTATCATCTATTGGTCCGCCACTATTTTTATGTCACTCTGGTTTGGCGCAAGCGGTTTCTTTGAACTGACCGGCAACCCAATCGTATGGGGCATTACACAGCAGTTAGGTTATCCTCCGCATTTCATTTACATCCTGGGAGTCTTTAAAATTGCCGGTATTATCACGCTTTTAATCCCCAACAAATTCCTGCGGCTGAAAGAATGGGTGTTTGCCGGTATGTTCTTCGATATCACTTTCGCCTTCTTCTCTAAGATAAGCGTGCTGGGCTTCCCCGCCACGGTGGATGCTATCATTGCCTTCAGCGTGTTGTCCGCCGCTTACCTGATGTTCAGAAGACTGTACCCGGCGAATTATGCAGCAGTAGTATCGTGA
- a CDS encoding pyridoxal phosphate-dependent decarboxylase family protein, protein MHTDQITLAAPVLPQGKNNKLLKDIFYEETSAEYHQALEKARTAVEDFLHHTKQPFTGIRPADMREAVYSVDLTRPLSGYDELLAEVNELYVRHATAFHLPQYIAHLNCPVVIPALAAEVIISAINSSQDTYDQSAGGTFIERRLIDWTAHEIGYTNADGVFTGGGSQSNLMGLLLARDHFAMQRLGHNIKLEGLPAQASRFRIFVSDKAHFSNDKNASLLGLGEQAIVRVKTDSRFRMDAAALKAALDWQLGLGNIPIAVVATAGTTDFGNIDPLQPIAALAAEYQVWMHVDAAYGCGLLLSGKYRHLLNGLEQADSVTIDYHKSFFQPISSSAFLVRDKATLQLVRHHADYLNPAEQDYEALPAQINKSITQSTRRFDALKLWCTLRLMGKQKLGIYTDMIIDTAAGTAALLQQDPEFDLLSSSDLSVLVFRFRPMALDTDLSALNLRIKQSLFFDGTYILASTKVDGNFYLKFTILNPVTTLAHIREILAAVKAKGYSLL, encoded by the coding sequence ATGCATACAGACCAGATCACCCTTGCAGCTCCTGTGCTGCCACAGGGCAAAAACAATAAATTACTGAAAGACATCTTCTATGAAGAAACGTCCGCGGAATATCACCAGGCGCTGGAGAAAGCGCGAACGGCCGTGGAAGACTTCCTGCACCATACTAAGCAACCTTTTACCGGCATCCGGCCGGCAGATATGCGCGAAGCGGTATACAGCGTGGATTTGACCCGTCCGCTGAGCGGTTATGACGAACTGCTGGCCGAGGTAAATGAATTGTATGTCCGTCATGCTACCGCCTTTCACCTGCCGCAGTATATTGCGCACCTGAACTGCCCGGTGGTGATACCGGCGCTGGCGGCGGAAGTGATCATCAGTGCCATCAATTCTTCGCAGGACACGTACGACCAGAGCGCCGGCGGCACTTTCATCGAAAGAAGGCTGATCGACTGGACGGCCCACGAGATCGGCTACACGAACGCTGACGGCGTATTCACCGGCGGCGGTTCACAGTCTAATCTGATGGGGCTGTTGCTGGCAAGGGACCATTTTGCGATGCAACGTCTGGGACACAATATCAAACTGGAAGGATTGCCGGCGCAGGCCAGCCGCTTCCGGATATTTGTCTCCGATAAAGCCCATTTCAGTAACGATAAAAACGCTTCGTTGCTGGGGCTGGGCGAGCAGGCTATTGTCCGGGTGAAAACGGATAGCCGTTTCCGTATGGATGCCGCTGCCCTGAAAGCAGCGCTGGACTGGCAACTGGGCCTGGGGAACATTCCGATTGCCGTCGTTGCCACCGCGGGGACCACTGACTTCGGCAACATAGACCCATTGCAGCCTATTGCGGCCCTTGCGGCGGAGTACCAGGTATGGATGCACGTAGATGCCGCCTATGGCTGTGGTTTGCTGCTGTCCGGTAAATACCGGCATCTGCTGAACGGCCTGGAGCAGGCCGATTCTGTGACGATCGATTACCATAAGTCTTTCTTTCAGCCTATCAGTAGCAGCGCTTTCCTGGTGAGAGACAAGGCCACGTTGCAGCTGGTAAGGCATCATGCCGACTACCTGAATCCGGCGGAACAGGATTATGAAGCGCTGCCGGCACAGATCAACAAATCGATCACACAGAGCACGCGCCGTTTTGACGCGCTGAAACTCTGGTGTACGCTGCGGTTGATGGGAAAACAGAAACTGGGCATTTATACTGATATGATCATTGACACGGCGGCAGGTACGGCCGCTTTGTTGCAGCAGGACCCTGAGTTTGACCTCCTGAGCAGTTCGGACCTGAGCGTGCTGGTGTTCCGTTTCCGGCCGATGGCACTGGATACGGACCTGTCGGCGCTGAACCTGCGTATTAAACAGTCATTGTTTTTCGATGGGACTTATATTCTGGCCAGTACTAAAGTAGACGGTAATTTCTACCTGAAATTCACCATACTGAACCCGGTGACTACGCTGGCGCATATACGGGAAATTCTGGCGGCGGTGAAAGCGAAGGGATATAGCTTGTTGTAG
- a CDS encoding sterol desaturase family protein, which produces METVLPLLLGKMQTVFGYIVLGLVILEWVILVISKKMESNREGWVNVVSYVLDSFPYFFLGKFVVFGTMMWMYEYRFFTLGYAWYIWILAYLTYDFMFWLVHYLGHKVRFFWCIHGVHHTAEEMKLTVAVRGSFLGILHIPLTVIALPVLGFDPFMIFICEAVARLYGLYEHVNDHFDDIVGKQRWLEFLFITPSVHRVHHAKNHIYLDRNYGETFSIWDRTFGTFQTEMEQVKPVYGLLNDKISGRNLLQVQLQLWRDLWTDVKQAPGLKNKLKYIIMPPGWNHIDGGKMAAAYRAEGWKVLREEKKKKLVAQLNPSA; this is translated from the coding sequence ATGGAAACTGTTCTCCCGCTGTTGCTGGGAAAAATGCAAACTGTATTTGGATATATCGTGTTGGGGCTGGTGATATTGGAATGGGTAATACTGGTGATCTCCAAAAAGATGGAGAGCAACCGCGAAGGATGGGTGAACGTGGTCTCTTATGTGCTGGACAGCTTCCCGTATTTTTTCCTCGGTAAGTTCGTTGTTTTCGGCACCATGATGTGGATGTACGAATACCGTTTCTTTACCCTCGGGTATGCCTGGTACATATGGATACTCGCTTACCTGACGTACGATTTCATGTTCTGGCTCGTGCATTATCTCGGGCATAAAGTCCGTTTCTTCTGGTGTATCCACGGCGTGCATCATACCGCTGAAGAAATGAAGCTGACGGTGGCCGTGCGTGGTTCCTTTCTGGGAATACTGCATATACCCCTTACCGTTATCGCCCTGCCCGTACTGGGCTTCGATCCTTTCATGATCTTCATCTGCGAAGCTGTCGCAAGGCTGTACGGACTTTATGAACATGTGAACGATCATTTCGATGACATTGTCGGCAAACAGCGGTGGCTGGAGTTTTTGTTCATCACACCCTCCGTGCACCGCGTGCATCACGCCAAAAACCACATCTATCTCGACAGAAATTACGGAGAAACTTTTTCCATATGGGACAGGACCTTCGGCACTTTTCAGACCGAGATGGAACAGGTGAAGCCGGTGTACGGTTTGCTAAATGACAAGATCAGCGGCAGGAACCTGTTGCAGGTACAGCTACAGCTGTGGCGCGACCTGTGGACCGATGTGAAACAGGCGCCCGGACTGAAAAATAAACTGAAATACATCATCATGCCTCCGGGCTGGAACCATATCGATGGCGGTAAAATGGCCGCCGCATACCGCGCAGAAGGCTGGAAAGTTCTGCGGGAAGAGAAGAAGAAAAAATTAGTCGCCCAATTAAACCCTTCAGCATGA
- a CDS encoding IucA/IucC family protein, which translates to MYTNNAIMNSPESVVNHLQPALWSKANRLHVAKIISEFAHELLLQPEWISDDEEWSQYRLHAPDAEQTTYFFRARLLGLNHWSIDTDSIRKVGGGRELPLDSILFIQEFQSQLNIDRENIPAYLEEITSTLNGSAYMMSRPQLPMDKLVRSDYQTLEHAMTSGHPCFVANNGRIGFDANDYRLYAPEADQPIQLIWLAGHKSRTAYSAVDELPYQQLIAAELGEETMSLFNKKLADSGLSPDDYFFIPVHPWQWFNKLAIICAPDLAHQHLVCLGYSPDQFNAQQSIRTFYNITHPGKHYTKTALSILNMGFVRGLTPYYMDSTPPITEWIRKYVGEDPYLKQNGFTLLCEVATVGYRNFYYEPFGKHVPYNKMLAALWRESPAKVLQPGQQLMTMAALLHTDFQGNALLPALIAASGLSTHDWLERYLRAYLTPLLHCFYEHDLVFMPHGENLILVLENQVPVKAIMKDITEEIGVFRMNTDIAEKGRRICVTVPEELRILSILTDVFDCFFRFLSNILVTKCHYREEDFWQQVAACVYAYQDDQPQHAAKFEQYDMFAPEFILSCLNRLQLRNNRQMVDLADPAGSLQLAGMLQNPIAPFKRAAAVPATLANTIDQ; encoded by the coding sequence GGTCAAAGGCCAACAGGCTCCATGTGGCAAAGATCATCAGCGAGTTTGCCCATGAGCTGCTGTTGCAGCCCGAATGGATCAGTGACGATGAAGAATGGTCACAGTACCGGCTACACGCTCCGGACGCTGAACAGACAACTTACTTTTTCCGCGCACGGCTGCTGGGTCTGAACCACTGGTCCATTGATACGGACAGTATCCGGAAAGTAGGCGGCGGCCGGGAACTGCCGCTGGACAGTATTTTGTTCATACAGGAATTCCAAAGCCAACTCAATATCGACCGGGAGAATATTCCGGCTTACCTGGAAGAGATCACCAGCACCCTTAACGGCAGCGCCTATATGATGAGCCGGCCACAATTGCCTATGGACAAGCTGGTCCGGTCAGACTATCAGACACTGGAGCATGCCATGACTTCCGGGCATCCCTGCTTTGTGGCCAACAACGGCCGTATTGGCTTTGATGCCAACGACTACCGGCTATATGCGCCGGAAGCCGACCAGCCCATTCAACTGATATGGCTGGCCGGCCACAAAAGCCGCACCGCCTACAGCGCGGTAGATGAACTGCCGTATCAGCAACTCATCGCTGCCGAGCTGGGAGAGGAGACTATGTCCCTCTTTAACAAAAAACTAGCGGACAGCGGGCTTTCACCGGATGACTATTTCTTTATACCAGTGCATCCCTGGCAGTGGTTCAATAAACTCGCCATTATCTGTGCGCCGGACCTGGCCCATCAGCACCTGGTATGCCTGGGCTACAGCCCCGACCAGTTTAACGCGCAGCAGTCTATCCGTACGTTCTACAATATCACCCACCCCGGGAAGCACTATACGAAAACAGCCCTCTCTATCCTGAACATGGGTTTTGTACGCGGGCTGACGCCGTATTACATGGACAGTACGCCGCCTATCACCGAGTGGATACGGAAATATGTGGGAGAGGACCCTTACCTGAAACAGAACGGCTTTACGTTGTTGTGCGAAGTGGCGACGGTAGGCTACCGCAATTTCTACTATGAGCCTTTCGGCAAACACGTGCCTTACAACAAAATGCTGGCGGCCCTTTGGCGCGAAAGCCCGGCTAAAGTGCTGCAGCCCGGTCAGCAGCTGATGACCATGGCCGCCCTGCTGCATACCGATTTTCAGGGCAACGCGCTGCTGCCGGCGCTGATCGCGGCCTCCGGCCTGTCTACCCATGACTGGCTGGAACGTTACCTGCGGGCGTACCTGACACCGCTGCTGCATTGTTTCTATGAACATGACCTCGTGTTTATGCCTCATGGCGAAAACCTCATCCTGGTACTGGAAAACCAGGTGCCGGTAAAAGCCATCATGAAAGATATCACCGAAGAAATCGGCGTGTTCCGCATGAACACCGACATCGCGGAGAAAGGAAGGCGTATATGCGTTACCGTTCCGGAAGAGCTGCGCATACTGAGCATCCTCACTGATGTGTTTGACTGCTTCTTCCGTTTTCTGTCCAATATCCTGGTGACAAAATGCCACTACCGCGAAGAGGATTTCTGGCAGCAGGTGGCTGCCTGCGTATATGCGTACCAGGACGACCAGCCGCAACATGCCGCTAAGTTTGAGCAGTACGACATGTTCGCGCCGGAATTCATTCTCTCCTGTCTGAACCGTTTACAACTGCGGAACAACCGCCAAATGGTGGACCTCGCCGATCCGGCCGGAAGCCTTCAGCTGGCAGGGATGTTACAGAACCCGATAGCGCCGTTCAAACGCGCGGCCGCCGTTCCCGCAACATTGGCCAATACCATTGACCAATGA
- a CDS encoding nitroreductase — translation MIMWEEKQDVRQQVLTDIIRRRRSVFADDYLDVPVPEDVIREILTNATWAPTYKMTQPWRFIVLQGSQRAPFGEYLADYYRQRLSAEEWPPGRHERARLYPLKAPCIIVIVFRRHEKIDIKEWEEMAAVCCAVQNMALTCEAYDIGAYWDSCDACIAYAREHWLEANEQCLGFFYMGYYDRQKHHSAKRRTGIDKKTTWLY, via the coding sequence ATGATCATGTGGGAAGAAAAGCAGGATGTCCGGCAGCAGGTGCTGACGGACATCATCCGCCGGAGAAGAAGCGTCTTCGCCGACGACTACCTGGATGTGCCGGTACCGGAAGATGTTATCCGGGAGATACTGACCAACGCTACATGGGCGCCGACCTATAAAATGACGCAGCCCTGGCGCTTTATCGTGTTGCAGGGCAGTCAGCGTGCGCCTTTCGGGGAGTACCTGGCAGACTACTACCGGCAACGGCTATCCGCAGAGGAATGGCCGCCAGGCAGGCATGAGCGGGCGCGGCTGTATCCGTTGAAAGCGCCCTGCATCATCGTCATCGTTTTTCGCCGGCATGAAAAAATCGACATAAAAGAATGGGAGGAGATGGCCGCCGTGTGTTGTGCCGTACAGAACATGGCGCTGACCTGCGAAGCCTATGACATAGGCGCCTACTGGGACAGCTGTGACGCCTGTATCGCCTACGCCCGGGAACACTGGCTGGAAGCCAATGAACAGTGCCTTGGATTTTTTTATATGGGTTATTACGACCGGCAAAAGCACCACAGCGCCAAAAGGCGTACCGGCATTGATAAAAAGACGACCTGGCTCTATTGA
- a CDS encoding Crp/Fnr family transcriptional regulator yields the protein MHPSFQIFRDVVNKISPIGDKDWQLCEPGLGLKTLPKSAFFVEEGKVYREIGFVVKGLLRSYYLVEGEEINTAFFTEGQWPKAYHSFLTQTASRQWIQALEDSELITISYKQLQYLFANSPAWERFGRIATENLYIASQLRSEMLLLEKPAERYINLAKTHPHLLERVPLYHLASYIGIKQPSLSRIRKRLAKINTAI from the coding sequence ATGCATCCATCATTTCAAATATTTCGCGATGTAGTTAATAAAATCAGTCCCATCGGGGATAAAGACTGGCAATTGTGTGAGCCCGGCCTGGGACTCAAAACCCTGCCCAAATCGGCCTTCTTTGTAGAAGAAGGAAAAGTATACCGCGAAATCGGATTTGTTGTAAAAGGATTACTGCGCTCTTATTATTTGGTGGAAGGCGAAGAGATCAACACCGCCTTTTTTACGGAAGGTCAATGGCCCAAAGCCTACCATAGCTTTCTCACACAAACAGCCAGCAGGCAATGGATACAGGCACTCGAAGACTCAGAATTGATAACGATCAGTTATAAACAGCTGCAATATCTGTTTGCAAACAGCCCTGCCTGGGAACGGTTCGGACGTATTGCAACCGAAAACCTTTATATAGCCTCACAGTTACGCAGTGAAATGTTATTACTTGAAAAACCCGCCGAACGATACATCAACCTGGCCAAAACACATCCCCACTTACTGGAGCGCGTGCCACTCTACCATCTGGCTTCCTACATTGGCATCAAACAACCATCCCTCAGCAGGATCCGTAAAAGGCTTGCAAAAATAAATACCGCCATATAA
- a CDS encoding heme-binding domain-containing protein yields the protein MQTTKNIKRIYFIPAAVVAVLTALQLFNPPIASKPVTGHMDEAPAAVLAILQRSCYNCHSNEQKLSWFDQLAPASWAVKKDVDRAREVMNFSEWDKLSAGERTGKMYAILNMMQAGRMPLREYLLLHPGAKVTAQDIAIIKKYTLSLAGNEAPHSTPPAAAGALPKTFPVSPNGVKYTDAFKQWTVISMSTLFDHSIRVIYGNDIAVKAVREERFFPWPDGAIVVKAVWKQEEQPNGEIRPGEFVNAQFMEKNAEKYKDTEGWGFAKFSGQRLTPTGKDALFAQQSCIGCHRQLSASTGYLFDVPMKVNPKSLTEKILAQ from the coding sequence ATGCAAACGACCAAAAACATAAAACGCATTTACTTCATTCCTGCTGCGGTTGTGGCAGTGTTGACAGCCCTGCAACTGTTCAACCCGCCGATCGCTTCCAAACCCGTTACCGGACACATGGACGAAGCGCCGGCAGCGGTCCTGGCCATCCTGCAGCGCTCCTGCTATAACTGCCACTCCAACGAACAAAAGCTAAGCTGGTTCGATCAGCTGGCGCCGGCCTCCTGGGCTGTAAAAAAGGATGTGGACCGCGCCCGGGAAGTGATGAATTTCTCCGAATGGGACAAGCTGTCCGCCGGTGAACGTACCGGCAAAATGTATGCTATCCTCAATATGATGCAGGCAGGCAGGATGCCGCTCCGCGAATACCTGCTGCTGCATCCCGGTGCAAAAGTGACAGCGCAGGATATTGCCATCATTAAAAAATATACACTGTCCCTCGCCGGCAATGAAGCGCCACACAGCACGCCGCCGGCCGCTGCAGGCGCCTTGCCCAAAACATTCCCGGTGTCTCCCAATGGCGTGAAATACACCGATGCCTTCAAACAGTGGACCGTCATTAGTATGAGCACCCTCTTCGATCATTCCATCCGGGTTATCTATGGCAACGATATCGCCGTAAAAGCGGTGCGTGAAGAACGCTTCTTTCCCTGGCCTGACGGCGCCATTGTAGTGAAAGCCGTATGGAAACAGGAAGAACAGCCTAACGGGGAAATCAGGCCTGGCGAGTTTGTGAACGCACAGTTCATGGAAAAGAACGCTGAAAAATACAAGGATACTGAAGGCTGGGGCTTCGCCAAGTTCAGCGGACAGCGACTGACGCCTACAGGAAAAGACGCGCTGTTTGCACAGCAGTCCTGCATCGGCTGCCACCGGCAACTGTCAGCTTCCACAGGCTACCTCTTCGATGTTCCCATGAAAGTAAATCCGAAAAGCTTAACCGAAAAAATTCTTGCCCAATGA
- a CDS encoding alpha/beta fold hydrolase — translation MKTVQHIIAAALLIISGSTTAFATDSIGPVKQINAGVLNVGYAEAGPANGQAVILLHGWPYDIHSYTAVATQLAGKGYHVIVPYLRGYGSTRFLSAQTMRNGQQSAFAADIIALMDALKIKQAIIGGFDWGARTADIIAALWPERTKALVSVSGYLIGSQQANQAPLAPKAEQAWWYQFYFATERGQAGYQANTRAFNRLIWQTASPQWHFSDSTFEESAASFDNPDHVAIVIHNYRWRLGLAQGEKQYDALEKRLAQGPVINVPAVTLEGDANGAPHPDPASYAAKFKGKYVHHTITGGIGHNLPAEAPEAFTAAIVEAEQLAK, via the coding sequence ATGAAAACGGTCCAACACATTATCGCAGCAGCGCTGCTTATTATATCCGGCAGCACCACGGCATTCGCCACAGACAGCATCGGGCCTGTCAAACAAATCAACGCCGGGGTGCTGAACGTAGGTTACGCAGAAGCCGGCCCCGCAAACGGGCAAGCGGTTATCCTTCTTCACGGCTGGCCGTACGACATCCACAGTTACACCGCCGTAGCCACGCAGCTGGCAGGCAAGGGTTATCATGTGATCGTGCCTTATCTGCGCGGTTACGGCAGTACACGGTTCCTTTCAGCACAGACCATGCGCAACGGCCAGCAGTCTGCTTTTGCAGCAGATATCATCGCCCTGATGGACGCGCTGAAAATAAAACAGGCCATTATCGGTGGATTTGACTGGGGTGCGCGCACAGCCGATATCATCGCCGCCCTATGGCCGGAGCGTACCAAAGCGCTGGTGTCTGTCAGCGGTTACCTGATCGGCAGCCAGCAGGCCAATCAGGCGCCCCTGGCCCCGAAAGCAGAACAGGCATGGTGGTACCAGTTTTACTTCGCCACCGAGCGCGGGCAGGCAGGATATCAGGCCAACACCCGTGCGTTCAACCGGCTTATCTGGCAAACAGCCTCACCACAGTGGCATTTCAGTGACAGCACTTTTGAAGAAAGCGCCGCTTCCTTTGACAACCCCGACCATGTGGCCATCGTCATTCACAACTATCGCTGGCGACTGGGACTGGCACAGGGCGAAAAACAATACGACGCACTGGAAAAAAGACTGGCACAGGGCCCCGTGATCAACGTGCCGGCAGTGACGCTCGAAGGAGACGCCAACGGCGCACCGCACCCCGATCCTGCCTCCTATGCCGCCAAATTTAAAGGGAAATATGTACATCATACCATCACAGGAGGCATTGGCCACAACCTGCCCGCCGAAGCCCCCGAAGCCTTTACAGCGGCTATCGTAGAGGCAGAACAGTTAGCCAAATAA
- a CDS encoding NADPH-dependent F420 reductase produces the protein MKIGIIGSGAVGQTLAKGFQQEGHTVTLGTRDTSKPEVVQFNKDTGITVADFETTAKTAELIVLSTKGGAAADALRLAGIANLDKKIVIDTTNPLAEKGPEHGLLHFFTTLEFSLMEQLQQLAPAARFVKAFNSVGNARMYKPQFSEGKPSMFICGNDDEAKKTVTGLLTAFGWETEDMGTVEAARAIEPLCILWCIPGFLHNSWSHAFKLLK, from the coding sequence ATGAAAATTGGTATCATTGGTTCCGGCGCCGTAGGGCAAACACTGGCCAAAGGGTTTCAGCAGGAGGGCCATACCGTCACCCTGGGCACGCGTGACACTTCCAAACCGGAAGTGGTCCAATTCAACAAAGACACCGGTATTACCGTAGCAGATTTTGAGACGACCGCGAAAACGGCCGAACTTATCGTGCTGTCCACCAAAGGAGGGGCTGCGGCTGACGCGCTGCGGCTGGCGGGCATCGCCAACCTTGATAAGAAGATTGTCATCGATACCACCAATCCGCTGGCGGAGAAGGGGCCCGAACATGGCTTGTTGCACTTCTTTACCACGCTGGAGTTTTCGCTGATGGAGCAATTGCAGCAGCTGGCGCCGGCTGCCAGGTTTGTGAAAGCATTTAATTCCGTGGGCAATGCCAGGATGTATAAGCCTCAGTTCAGCGAAGGAAAACCGTCTATGTTCATTTGCGGCAATGATGACGAAGCCAAGAAAACGGTGACCGGTCTGTTGACGGCTTTCGGCTGGGAAACGGAAGACATGGGCACTGTGGAGGCTGCCCGGGCCATTGAGCCGCTGTGCATCCTGTGGTGCATCCCCGGTTTTCTGCATAACAGCTGGTCACATGCGTTTAAGCTGCTGAAATAA
- a CDS encoding nuclear transport factor 2 family protein → MKKAIQAIILSLLLLFQSRLHAQNEKTTAMQQTIIQLHRTIMKAVKDKDGAPLHESLKSDFIFTSATAELWDKDKFINGFALNPSLQFPEFAPQGQQVIINDNTAVLTALVHIKIVRGAAAPQELWERTTETYVRQQGVWKLLALHATFLPGLPK, encoded by the coding sequence ATGAAAAAAGCGATCCAGGCCATAATCCTGTCATTACTGCTCTTATTTCAATCCCGGCTTCATGCACAAAATGAAAAAACAACAGCCATGCAACAAACGATCATTCAATTACACCGCACCATCATGAAAGCTGTCAAAGACAAGGATGGCGCCCCCCTGCACGAATCATTGAAGAGCGATTTTATCTTCACCTCTGCCACTGCCGAGCTGTGGGACAAGGATAAATTCATCAACGGCTTTGCCTTAAACCCTTCCCTGCAATTTCCCGAATTTGCACCACAGGGCCAGCAGGTGATCATTAATGATAATACAGCCGTACTCACCGCGCTCGTGCATATTAAGATCGTTCGCGGCGCCGCCGCACCCCAGGAGCTGTGGGAACGTACCACTGAAACCTATGTAAGGCAACAAGGCGTATGGAAACTACTGGCTCTCCACGCCACGTTTCTGCCCGGTCTCCCAAAATGA